The genome window CCCCCAGGCCCCTTTTGTGTTGTTCTTGCCAACGCAGCAGCCCTCCTGCTACATATACCGGCTGCCACACTTGTCCCCATCACACTGGACGCTGATCATCCGAGGCCAACAACCATGGGGAAGGTGAGCCCCCCGAGGTGCCAGGCCACGTCAGCGGAGTGTCTACTGTGTTTGGGGGTGCTTCCTCGCTgacttctgccccccccccttgtTTCCCACCGTAGATCACCTTCTACGAGGACCGCGGCTTCCAGGGCCGGCACTACGAGTGCAGCAGCGACTGCCCCAACCTGCAGCCCTACTTCAGCCGCTGCAACTCCATCCGCGTGGACAGCGGCTGCTGGATGCTCTACGAGCGCCCCAACTACCAGGGCCACCAGTACTTCCTGCGGCGCGGGGACTACCCCGACTACCAGCAGTGGCTGGGCTTCAGCGACTCCATCCGCTCCTGCCAGGCCATCCCCTACGTGAGTCTTGCTTCCACCAGCCCGATGTGAAAGCATCACTGATCCGTGGCCATAAATTCCTGTTCCTCAGAGTCCCTTTGTTTCCACTCGGGATGAGTGTTCACAGTAAGGATAGCACTGCCTGACTCTGgagcatctaaaaaaaaaaaattgtgaacagGCTTATGACTCactgtgacctttttttttttttcttacttaggACAAGATTGTTCTTAGGCATAAGAAATTACAACACAGTCTCTAAAGTTAAATTTGGTAGCACCTAGCTGATCCctgctctctaaataaaaatcaccatgttcagaaaaggaaaaaaaaaaaaaaaagcctatccaggtcattattttttaatgataggaaGACTGAAGAGACTACGGGAGAACATAGGCATGATGTGTTCTGACTGTATTAGTGATTGTTTTCCATACAGTCTCTATGACAGAAGGATCTAGAAACTAGAACAATATGTCTCAGCTCCTAAGGGACTCCCTGTTTCCCACGAGTCATTATCAACTAGTCTCTTATGAGGGTCAGAGACAGATCATTAATTAGGATTTCATGGGATGTGGTCCTCATCAAAGTGCTgcttaatgttttttaaacacGTCGAGTTTGTGTTTCTGCTTGCTGGTGACACCAAGTTACGTGGTGTGACAAGCAGATTCAAGAAGTGAAACCAAAAGTAGGCTAGAGAAATTTGCAGATCCAAAAAGACACACGAATAAAATAGGAATTTCTTTGAGGCAAGAATCTCAAATGGTTCCAGTTACTTGGCAAAATGTCAGATGTGGACTCAGAGTAAATACGGATTGTAAATTACGTGTGAAGAGTGAGTTAGAAACAAGCTTGTTAGGACTCAGTTATATGCAGCCATAATGGAAAAGAGTAAAAATCCTCTCTTACAGACTCACTAAATATGGTTGTAACCAATGGTTTCCTACGAAGGAATCCCTTTTGTTCCCTTTATTTCAAGGTTTGTTTCTTCCACAAGACCAAGTCAGTTTTGATATTCTTCCTAATTTGTCAGCCCAACAATGTGAGGAGAGGACATGTATCCGGCAGGATGGTTTGAAAACCATGCTGCATGAAGATGCAGGCTGACTCACTTTTACTGAGATCAGAGATGCACatgattgatttttcttcttttgtttatggTCCCAGCAGACCAGCTCTCACAGGATAAGGCTGTACGAGAGAGATGACTACGGGGGCCTTGTTTCTGAGCTCACTGAGGACTGCTCCTGCATCCAAGATCGCTTCCGGCTCAATGAGCTCCACTCCCTGCATGTGCTGGAGGGCTACTGGGTCCTCTATGAGATGCCCAACTACCGGGGGCGGCAGTACCTGCTGAGGCCGGGGGACTACAGGCGCTACCACGACTGGGGAGCCATGGATGCCCGAGTGGGCTCTCTGAGACGGGTCATCGATTTGTACTAGGTTATGTGTTTCTTGTTATGATCCACATCAAAATGCAATAAATATGCAAATTGTGTTTCTGGCACCAAGTGACTCTTGTTTATCTTACATAATCACTGAACTCTAATAAATGGTGATCCTTGGCAACATACCTGACCCTGAAGGTCAGGTGTTTGGAATGTCTACTTACTTCCCGTTGGTCAGGCAACAGGATTTATGAAGCCCCCACTCATGAGGAGG of Canis lupus baileyi chromosome 36, mCanLup2.hap1, whole genome shotgun sequence contains these proteins:
- the LOC140625347 gene encoding gamma-crystallin A; translated protein: MGKITFYEDRGFQGRHYECSSDCPNLQPYFSRCNSIRVDSGCWMLYERPNYQGHQYFLRRGDYPDYQQWLGFSDSIRSCQAIPYTSSHRIRLYERDDYGGLVSELTEDCSCIQDRFRLNELHSLHVLEGYWVLYEMPNYRGRQYLLRPGDYRRYHDWGAMDARVGSLRRVIDLY